The Molothrus ater isolate BHLD 08-10-18 breed brown headed cowbird chromosome 1, BPBGC_Mater_1.1, whole genome shotgun sequence genome includes a window with the following:
- the RBM48 gene encoding RNA-binding protein 48, whose translation MAAGSSGGPGAPCRHHAQLGACESRAKYREGWRPRAVKVYTINLESRYILIQGVPALGVMKELVEQFALYGAIEEYHALDEYPAEQFTEVYLIKFKKLQCARVAKKKMDERSFFGSLLHVCYAPEFETVQETREKLQDRRKYIAKATNQRDCFMLKKVEGPKKTASNNSEHDCPWSTSGSSIASNWDPSCFTSSPGVSHNTAYPAGNQNQSLLTPPHYDNNCAEISGYFGQNTSLTPSVHPGVCTPPASLMQHRKVPACNGIDRFMPRTTHLQERKRKREEGNKFSLIRTSEDNTEVVIGPQLPEIPKVDMDDESLNTSATLIRNKLKEVADSVSTSVEKPESSSAKPVVKQRRRI comes from the exons CGCGAAGGGTGGCGGCCGCGCGCCGTGAag gtttaCACTATCAACTTGGAATCTCGCTATATACTGATACAAGGAGTTCCTGCATTAGGTGTTATGAAGGAATTAGTGGAACAATTTGCATTATATGGTGCCATTGAGGAATATCATGCTCTAGATGAATATCCAGCAGAGCAGTTTACTGAAGTGTACCTTATAAAATTCAAAAAACTGCAATGTGCAAG GGTGgccaagaaaaaaatggatgaaCGAAGTTTCTTTGGTAGTTTGCTGCACGTGTGCTATGCTCCAGAATTTGAAACAGTCCAAGAAACTCGAGAGAAGTTGCAGGATAGAAGAAAGTATATAGCAAAAGCAACAAATCAAAGAG aTTGCTTTATGTTAAAGAAAGTAGAAGGCCCTAAGAAGACAGCCTCAAATAACTCTGAGCATGACTGTCCATGGAGTACATCAGGATCAAGTATAGCCAGTAACTGGGATCCATCCTGCTTTACAAGTTCTCCTGGGGTATCCCACAACACAGCATATCCAGCTGGGAATCAGAATCAGAGCCTGTTAACACCTCCACACTATGATAACAATTGTGCTGAAATTTCTGGGTACTTTGGTCAAAACACATCTTTAACTCCAAGTGTACATCCAGGAGTGTGCACTCCACCAGCTTCCTtaatgcagcacagaaaggtTCCAGCTTGCAATGGAATTGACAGGTTTATGCCTCGTACAACTCACCTACAAGAACGtaagaggaagagagaagaaggTAACAAGTTTTCCCTCATTAGAACAAGTGAGGACAATACTGAAGTTGTTATTGGTCCACAACTACCAGAAATACCTAAAGTGGATATGGATGATGAGTCTTTAAATACTTCAGCTACATTAATTCGAAATAAACTGAAAGAG GTAGCAGATTCTGTTTCAACATCTGTGGAAAagccagagagcagctcagccaaaCCAGTTGTaaagcagagaagaagaatATAG
- the CLXN gene encoding calaxin has product MRVSTRSLLCLCVCLCPTRPCGPAAPPGRGRPPALPGQRRRERLRAAMSRKGRKLLVDSLTRSAKHFTKSEVECLIKLFDTLVAKASSQFAGAGFDRTVFRDTLYNAFGMTDDVVLDRVFSTFDRDNTGCITVEEWVEGLAVLLRGTLEEKMKYCFAIYDLNGDGYISKEEMFQMLKHSLLIQPADEEPDEGVKDLVEIALKKMDYDHDGKLSFTDFEKAVRDENLLLEAFGPCLPDIKSSMAFEQKIFRETPK; this is encoded by the exons ATGCGTGTTAGCACTCGATCTCTGTTGTGCCTCTGCGTGTGTTTATGTCCGACCCGCCCGTGCGGCCCAGCGGCACCGCCAGGCCGCGGCCGCCCCCCCGCGTTGCcagggcagcggcggcgggagcggctccGGGCCGCCATGAGCAGGAAGGGGAGAAAGCTCCTGGTGGACTCGCTGACCCGATCCGCCAAGCACT TTACCAAAAGCGAAGTGGAATGTCTGATCAAGCTCTTCGACACGCTGGTGGCCAAGGCCAGCAGCCAGTTTGCTGGGGCCGGCTTCGACCGCACCGTGTTCCGAGACACGCTGTACAACGCCTTTGGCATGACGGATGACGTGGTGCTGGACCGAG TGTTCAGCACTTTTGATAGAGACAACACTGGCTGCATCACTGTGGAGGAATGGGTGGAAGGCTTAGCAGTGTTACTTCGAGGGACACTGGAAGAGAAGATGAAAT aCTGTTTTGCCATTTATGACCTGAATGGTGATGGATACATTTCGAAAGAGGAAATGTTTCAAATGCTGAAACACAGCCTTCTCATACAACCAGCAGATGAAGAGCCTGATGAGGGAGTTAAGGACTTGGTAGAGATAGCACTGAAGAAAATG GACTATGATCATGATGGCAAACTTTCTTTTACGGACTTTGAAAAAGCAGTTAGAGATGAAAACCTTCTCTTAGAAGCCTTTGGACCATGTTTGCCAGACATAAAG agcaGTATGGCATTTGAGCAGAAAATTTTCCGGGAAACTCCTAAATAG